In the Colletotrichum lupini chromosome 1, complete sequence genome, one interval contains:
- a CDS encoding plasma-membrane proton-efflux P-type ATPase, with protein MADSHAAAAPALSTPIESHKFDEKERPVDAPPAANPKVEDEEDDEDIDALIEDLESQDGHVDEEEEDEGSPGMGRVVPEEQLQTDTRLGLTEQEVINRRRKWGRNEMAEQKENLILKFFMFFVGPIQFVMEAAAVLAAGLEDWVDFGVICGLLLLNAAVGFVQEFQAGSIVAELKKTLALKAVVLRDGTLKEVEAPEVVPGDILQVEEGTIIPADGRIVTEDAFLQVDQSAITGESLAVDKHRNDNCYASSAVKRGEAFVIVTATGDNTFVGRAAALVNAASAGSGHFTEVLNGIGTILLVLVIFTLLIVWVSSFYRSNGIVDILRFTLAITIIGVPVGLPAVVTTTMAVGAAYLAKKKAIVQKLSAIESLAGVEILCSDKTGTLTKNKLSLAEPYTVAGVDPEDLMLTACLAASRKKKGMDAIDKAFLKSLRYYPRAKSVLSKYKVIEFFPFDPVSKKVTALVESPAGERITCVKGAPLFVLKTVEQDHEIPEEIDQAYKNKVAEFATRGFRSLGVARKRGDHGAWEILGIMPCSDPPRHDTARTVNEAKSLGLSIKMLTGDAVGIARETSRQLGLGTNIYNAERLGLGGGGDMPGSEVYDFVEAADGFAEVFPQHKYNVVEILQQRGYLVAMTGDGVNDAPSLKKADTGIAVEGASDAARSAADIVFLAPGLGAIIDALKTSRQIFHRMYAYVVYRIALSIHLEIYLGLWIAILNRSLNIELVVFIAIFADIATLAIAYDNAPFSKSPVKWNLPKLWGMSVLLGIVLAVGTWITVTTMYAHPNGGIIQNFGNLDEVVFLEVSLTENWLIFITRANGPFWSSIPSWQLSGAILVVDILATCFCIWGFFEGGQQTSIVAVVRIWIFSFGVFCVCAGVYYMLQDSTGFDNLMHGKSPKGNQKQRSLEDFVVSLQRVSTQHEKSQ; from the exons ATGGCCGACTCACACGCCGCCGCGGCCCCTGCTCTCAGCACGCCCATTGAGAGCCACAAGTTCGATGAGAAGGAACGCCCCGTTGATGCGCCCCCGGCCGCCAACCCCAAGgtcgaggacgaggaggacgaTGAGGACATTGACGCCCTGATTGAGGACCTTGAGTCCCAGGACGGTCACGtcgacgaggaagaagagg ATGAAGGATCCCCTGGCATGGGCCGTGTTGTTCCTGAGGAGCAGCTCCAGACTGACACTCGTCTCGGTCTGACTGAGCAGGAGGTCATCAACCGCCGCCGCAAGTGGGGTCGCAACGAGATGGCTGAGCAGAAGGAGAACCTTATCCTGAAGTTCTTCATGTTCTTCGTTGGTCCCATTCAATTCGTCATGGAGGCTGCCGCCGTCCTGGCTGCTGGTCTTGAGGATTGGGTCGATTTCGGTGTCATTTGCGGTCTTTTGCTGCTTAACGCCGCCGTCGGTTTCGTTCAGGAATTCCAGGCCGGATCT ATTGTTGCCGAACTAAAGAAGACTCTCGCTCTCAAGGCTGTCGTTCTCCGTGACGGCACCCTCAAGGAGGTTGAGGCCCCTGAAGTCGTTCCCGGTGATATCCTCCAGGTTGAGGAGGGTACCATTATCCCCGCTGATGGTCGCATTGTCACCGAGGATGCTTTCCTCCAGGTCGATCAGTCCGCCATCACTGGTGAGTCCCTCGCCGTCGACAAGCACCGCAACGACAACTGCTACGCTTCTTCCGCTGTCAAGCGTGGTGAGGCCTTCGTCATCGTTACCGCCACTGGTGACAACACCTTCGTCGGTCGCGCTGCCGCCCTTGTCAACGCAGCCTCCGCTGGATCTGGTCACTTCACTGAGGTGTTGAACGGCATTGGTACCATTCTGTTGGTCCTTGTCATCTTCACTCTGCTTATCGTCTGGGTTTCTTCCTTCTACCGCTCCAACGGCATTGTCGACATCCTTCGCTTCACCCTCGCCATTACCATTATCGGTGTCCCCGTCGGTCTTCCCGCCGtcgtcaccaccaccatggCTGTCGGTGCTGCTTACCTTgccaagaagaaggccaTTGTCCAGAAGCTGTCCGCCATTGAGTCCCTGGCTGGTGTCGAGATTCTCTGCTCTGACAAGACCGGTACCCTCACCAAGAACAAGCTCTCTCTTGCCGAGCCCTACACCGTCGCCGGTGTTGATCCCGAGGACCTCATGCTTACTGCTTGCTTGGCCGCTTCCCGCAAGAAGAAGGGTATGGACGCCATCGACAAGGCTTTCTTGAAGTCGCTCCGCTACTACCCCCGCGCCAAGTCTGTCCTGTCCAAGTACAAGGTCATTGAGTTCTTCCCCTTCGACCCCGTCTCCAAGAAGGTCACTGCCCTCGTCGAGTCCCCCGCTGGTGAGCGCATTACCTGCGTCAAGGGTGCTCCCCTTTTCGTCCTCAAGACCGTCGAGCAGGACCACGAGATCCCCGAGGAGATTGACCAGGCCTACAAGAACAAGGTTGCTGAGTTCGCCACCCGTGGCTTCCGCTCTCTCGGTGTTGCTCGCAAGCGTGGTGACCACGGTGCCTGGGAGATTCTCGGAATCATGCCCTGCTCTGACCCCCCTCGCCACGACACTGCCCGCACTGTTAACGAGGCCAAGTCTCTCGGTCTGTCCATCAAGATGTTGACTGGTGATGCCGTCGGTATCGCCCGTGAGACTTCCCGCCAGCTCGGTCTCGGCACCAACATCTACAACGCTGAGCGTCTCGGTCTCGGTGGCGGTGGTGACATGCCCGGTTCCGAGGTCTACGACTTCGTTGAGGCTGCCGATGGTTTCGCCGAGGTCTTCCCCCAGCACAAGTACAACGTCGTCGAGATCCTTCAGCAGCGTGGCTACCTCGTTGCCATGACTGGTGACGGTGTCAACGATGCCCCCTCGCTGAAGAAGGCCGACACTGGTATCGCCGTCGAGGGTGCCTCCGACGCCGCCCGCTCCGCTGCCGACATTGTCTTCCTTGCCCCCGGTCTTGGTGCCATCATCGACGCCCTCAAGACTTCCCGCCAGATTTTCCACCGCATGTACGCCTACGTCGTCTACCGTATCGCCCTGTCTATCCACTTGGAGATCTACCTTGGTCTGTGGATTGCCATTCTCAACCGTTCCCTGAACATTGAGTTGGTTGTCTTCATTGCCATTTTCGCCGATATCGCCACCCTGGCCATTGCCTACGACAACGCCCCCTTCTCCAAGTCCCCCGTCAAGTGGAACCTGCCCAAGCTCTGGGGTATGTCCGTCCTCCTCGGTATCGTCCTTGCCGTCGGTACCTGGATCACTGTCACCACCATGTACGCCCACCCCAACGGTGGTATCATCCAGAACTTCGGTAACCTCGACGAGGTTGTCTTCCTTGAGGTCTCCCTTACCGAGAACTGGCTCATCTTCATCACCCGTGCCAACGGTCCCTTCTGGTCCTCTATCCCCTCGTGGCAGCTGTCTGGCGCCATCTTGGTCGTCGATATCCTTGCCACCTGCTTCTGTATCTGGGGTTTCTTCGAGGGTGGTCAGCAGACCTCCATTGTTGCCGTCGTCCGTATCTGGATTTTCTCATTCGGTGTCTTCTGCGTCTGCGCTGGTGTATACTACATGCTCCAGGACAGCACCGGTTTCGACAACCTGATGCACGGCAAGTCCCCCAAGGGTAACCAGAAGCAGCGCTCGCTCGAGGACTTTG TCGTCTCCCTGCAGCGTGTCTCCACCCAGCACGAGAAGTCGCAGTAA